In Deltaproteobacteria bacterium, the genomic stretch GTGTAGATGCGGTCGTCGCGAATATCCTGGTAATCAAAATTGCGGCGAGCCGATGGGCCAGAAATCAGCCGCTCGTTGTGGATTTCCCACCCCGAAGGCATCACCTGACTCAGCGCTAAGTCTTTTACTTTGCCCAAGAGGCTGCGGTTGGCGACTGTCACGCGCACATTGAAGTCTTCGCCTTGTGGTAATGAGCTGATGTCTAGATTTTTGCCGTTGGAATCGGTGTACCTCACCATCAGGGTCAATCCTTTGGCTTCTGGTGTTTCTTTCACCGGCTTGGGCACGCCTCGGGTGGCGACCCGCACATAAATGGGATTGGTCCCTGGGTTTTTCACTTTGAGATTGGGCTTTGCCTTTTTATCCACTGCAAGCTTCACACTGGCAATGGGCCGGGTGGTGGCCACGTTTAGAGATTTGTCTTTGCCCAGGGTATAGGTGGCTTCCAGGGGTGCATCCTGGTCGAGCTTGCCCACAAAGCGGCTGATGCCCAAAAGCGAATAAGCTGTGGTCTGGGTGCTGTGCCAGCGATTGCTCGAAAGCTGCTTGGACACCGCTTGAACCAGCTCCATGGCGCGCTCGCGGTCGCCAATCAGTGCCAGGGTATCCAAAATCAGGGCTAAGTCTCGCAGCGCTGAACCATAGGTGGTCCCATGACCGCTGTATTGTCCAGACTCCATGCTTTGGCCATCGACCAATGTGCGCGCCACCTGTTGCTGGCCCGCTAAGTGGTAAGCTGCCGCCAGTCGCCACCGCGCTTGGAGGTGCAGGCCCTTATGCTCTTTAAGCCGGTTCATAGAGCTTAAGTCTGGTGCTTTGGCCAGGGCCAATCCGTAAAGGCGATAGGCCTGGATCAGCTGATCGCTGCGGCTATTGCTGCCAGCCCAGGCGCTTGCCTGATTGGTTTGAAAGTTGACCCATTGCTCGAGCATGCCCGGCGGCAGGGCATAGCCTTGCGCTTTGGCTTCCAAGAGAAAGTGTCCGGCGTAGCTGGTGCCCCACATATTGCTGCCCGCACCTGGCCAATAGCCCAAACCGCCGCTGGAGTTTTGAAAGCTCTTGAGGCGGGTGATACCGGCGGTGATGTTCTTTTGAATCTTCTGCTTTTGCTCGTCATCGAGATCCACGAGGTTCGATAAGAAGAGCTGCGGAAACACCGACGAAGTGGTTTGCTCCACGCATCCGTGGGGATAACGCATGAGGTATTTGAGCCGCTCTTCTAAGTTGAGCGGCGGCAGGTGAGAAAGCTCCAGGGTGGCTTCGTTGGTGCCCACCATGCCCGGCAGCTCGATGGTATCGTTCCAGGTGGTGCCCGGTTCAATGACCGCAGCAAAAAGCCTGTTCACAGCCACATTGCGGTGCATCACATCAATCTCAATGCGTTGCTTTGCTGTTTCTCCGTGGCCGGTGGCAATCACTTCCACCACGCCAATGCCGGTGTTGCCCAATACATTGAGCGGGAAGGTCACAATGGAATCACCCGGCGACTCAAAGGTGAGGCTTTGCTGGGTTTTACCATCTACCGCGAGAGGTCCTTCGGTTTTGATTTGGACGCTTACGTTTTTCACATCCTCGGTCATGGCAAACACTGAGATGGGTAGCTTCACGGCTTCGCCCGGGCCAAGTACCCGCGGCAAAGTGGCCAGCACCATAAGAGGCTTGCGCACAAAGATTTCCTGATGGGCTGAGCCAAAGGCGCCCGTTTGGCTATCACCGGCTACCACCATGGCCCGCACCGCACCCACGTATTGGGGGATGTCGATGCTGTGCTCGCGGGTTTCGCCCGCCGCCAAAGTAAATGGCCCTAAGAAACGCACCATGGGCACAAAGCGGTTGGCGCTCTTTTTATCGTCGCCTCCCTCGTCTTCTTCGTCGCTACCACCAATGCTTAAGAGGTTGTTGAGCTTGCCACCAAAGGCGCCCATCACATTGTCAAAGCTGTCCCAGGTTTGCACACCCAAAGCTTCGCGGGTGTAGAAGTTTTTCCAGGGCTTGGGGGTTTTGTAGTTGGTGAGTCCCAAGAGGCCTTCGTCCACCACGGCCACGGTATAGGTCATAGACTTGCCGTTTTTCTCGCTCACGCTGAGCTTGCCGGTGGAGTTGGGCTCAAAAGATTCGGGCGCGGCAATCACCGGCTCGAGCTTCGTATCAGGGTTGACCACTTTAAGCGGCGTGATGCCATACATTCGAATCGGCGCATCGTTAAGCGTATTCTCATGAGCCTGCACCAGCATCACGTGGGCGTAGGCGGTGGGCGCCATGTCGGGGGTGGCCTGAAGCTTGTACTGCATGCGTTCTGAATCGGCTGTTACCCATTCGGAGCGCAGCACGCGGCTGCCAGATTCAATGCTCACAAACATGCGGGCACCAGGAGATGCAGGCATGCTCAGGGTCACTTCTTCGCCCACTTTGTATTCGGCTTTGTCCGCTGAAAGGCTTAAGACGGATGCACCACCGGGGTTGTCTTTGCGCTGCTTACCAGCCCAGCCGGGCCAATCGATGTAGACGATTTTCGCCGAGCGGTGTTTGCCGCTCTTATCCACGGCGGTGACCAGGTAGCGGCCCCATTCGGGGTAATCCACTTTGAAGTTCCAGGTGGCTTTACCATTTGCCAGTGTCACCGTGCCTTTTTGAATGGAGCGGTAGCGGTTGGAGCTTACAAAGTCTGCCATAGATTCCGAACCTTGCTGCCACCACCAGCGCCAGCCAACTTTATAAAGATGCATATCCACCTGGCCATTGCCCGCAGGATTGCCATCGTTGTCTACCCGCACCACTTCAATGGGGTGTTTCATATCTGTGAGGAGCATGCCGCGGGCTTTGTCGCCCTTAGGTACTCTTAAGCCCACGTAATGCTCGTAGGGAGAAACTTTCACCGACTGGCTTGCCTGACTGTAAGCGCCGCTTGGTTCGTACACGCGGGTTAAGAGGTTGGCCTTGAGCATACCGCTGGGATTGCCGGAGATGGGCAGTTTGGCCTTCACATTGAGATTACCTTTGGCATCCAAGGTGCCTTCGTAGATTTCTTTGCGGTCCGAACGGTAGCGGCGGCTTGGGTCGTCGAAGGTGTAATCACTAAGCTTTGCAAAGCGGGTGGTGGTGGGCGAGAGCGTGGCGGAAATATCCACGCTTAAGTTTTTCGCCGGGGCACCGTGGAGCCATTGAGAGGCCAGGGTGGCATCCAGTTCCAGCTTGGGGGATTTCACCAGCTCCTCTTTGTTTTCGAGTTCTATTTTGAGACGGTTTGGAATCACCGTTTCAATTTTCAGGGTTTTCGTAAATTGGGTACCGCCCACAAAGAAGGTGGCGGTGTAATTGCCTGTGGGAGCATCCCGCTCGGTTTCGGTGGCAATGCTGTAAAAGCCGCCCACACCATTTTGGCGGGTGATGCGTTCGATTACCTGGCCGCGGCTGTTGGTGAGCTGAAAATGCACCGGGTGGTTTTTCGGAAGCAGCTGGGCCGAATCAAAGAGCACAAAGGTCAGGTAAATCTTATCGCCCGGGCGCCACACGCCGCGCTCGCCATAGATAAAGCCTTTAATGCCTTTTTGCAGGCGCTGCCCACTGGTGTCGAAATGGCTGGTAGAGAGGCTCTGGCCATCTTGCAAGCGCAGGTAGTTGTGGTCGCTGCCTTCTTTGGCCACCACAAAGTAGGGGCGGCGCTCTACTTCCAATTGCACCATGCCACCGTCGTTGGTGCGGCCCTGGCTGATGATGTTTTGCTGGTAATCCATGGCCACGATTTCCACACCGTACTTAGGAGCATTGGTGTTGATATCGGTGATGGCCACCGTGAGGGTGTTGTCCTGGCCAAGCTTGGCAATCATGCCTAAGTCGCTGACGAGAACATTGCGGTATTTTTCCACCCGCTGGTCATGGTAGCCGCGGTAGTAACCGGCGTGGCAGGGGTTGTGGCGGTTTTCGTAGTAGTCGCTCCAACTCATGCCTTCGTCACCGAAGCTGTCCCAGAAGCTGGTCTCTTCTTCTTGGTCGGTGCTTTGGAGGGATGCGTCTTGCTCTTCTTCTCCAGGCGCCGCCGCACAGGGATAGTTGATGTGCTTGCGGGCAAAGCTAAGCCTGAGCCGGTAGAGGCCCTGGGTGTCTTTGTTTATCAAAGGCTTGATATCCAGGCCGTAGCGGGCCCAGCCTTTTTCGTTGGTTTCAGCTTGTGGGTTGAGCTTGATGGTTTTCTTCCAGATGCTGCGCCCCACGCGGTGCATTTGGCTGGTGCCGTTTAAGTTGTTCACCTGCAGAAACTGCGTCATCTGCTTGTTGTTCACCCGCATGGCTTCCACCACCACCGAGTCCAAACCACGGGCTTCAATGGGCAGGGTGAAATTGCTGCTGGATGGTAAAATCACGCCTTTGCCAGTGAAGCGCACCGCTGGTTTATGAAAGCTAAAGCTAACGGTATGGCTGCTGGCCGCTTTGAGGCGAAAGCCTGTCTTGCTTTGAATGTTGTCGGAGATTTCAATGGTTTCATTGGCAAGCCATGCCTGGTTGCTGTAAACGCGGACCACGCTGCCATCGATTTGCATACGCAGCTTCTTTTTACCCACCCGAATCAGGCCTCGTAGATTCTGGCGAAGCTTGAGCGGATCGGAAAAACGCACTTCCACATGGCGGCCACCTTGAGTCATGGCCCGCACATTGGTCACGGTGAAATTGCTAAGCCCGGGAACATTGAACTCCCGAGCAGAGGTGCGGTCTACACCAATGCTTTGGCCATCTAAGGCGATGTTGAGCTTGGAGTCTGCGCTCTGGCGGGTGATGCCCGCAATCGTAAATTTGTGCTCTCGCTCTGAGGTGTGCTCCCAGGTCGTGGTTAAAGAGTCGTCTGTGTGTTGCGCCTTGAGAATGCTTTCCACTTCGCGGCCATTGGAAGCATCGGCGGTGCGGATGACGCCCTTTAAAACCTGTTTGGTGGAGTCTTTGCCCGGTGCCAGCATGAGACCATCAAAGGCAATTTCGTAGGCTTGAAACATCACCTGAAACCCAAGGCTGAGCTCTTCTACTTCTTCACCGGTGGCTTTCTTGAGATCCACGGTGGCGGTGTAGGTTTGTCCTTGAGGCAAGGCTTTGCTGGGACGAAATTGCAGCTCGTGGGTACTTTCCCAAACCGCCAAACCTTCAATGGCTGGTTCAAACTTGAAGATGCCTTCTGGAGCCGATTCACCGGCTTGGGAGGTTTGAATTTGTGCGTCTACAAATTGCACCCGAATCGGACTTTTACTGGAGACGGTACCCGCCGTGCGCGCTGCGATAATCGATGGCGCTTCCGGGGTTTGGGTTTGCTCAGTTGAAGCATTCTCAGATGGCTTGGTGTCGCGCTTGCACGAAACAAGCACGGTGGCAGCGATGAGAAGAAAGATGGGCAGGGACAAGTTTCGTCCGTTGAGCATGGGCATATCTCCATTATGGGTCTCAAGAATGGACCTGAGTCTATCGGACGGATGGGGGCGTCACCAGAGGTCACATAACAAGACCCACGGGTGACTGGGTTTATTCCCGGCAATGTAGGGAAAGGTACTTTTTTAGTGTCACCGCATCGCTTGCCGCGGTCCGGGCCTAGCTGCGAACCGCTGGTCGTCCGTCTTTGGCGTCCTAACGCGAACCTCCTCAAGTCCCCGTCCTCGCGGCGTAAAGCTATTGGGATTTATGAAAACAGAGCAAGCAGCAGCGAAGATGGGTGCGCCGAAGGGTTCGCATTCGGGCATCCGAGGACTGCTTGGGCTTTTAATGAATGCTGATTTCTGCCCGACCAGCGGTTCCTACGGTGTGCCCGTCTGGAGCAAGGCGCGCGGTGACGTTGAGTTAGCCTAACTCTCAGGCGTGTTGGCAACCTTTTCCATCCAAGCATTTACCCGGGCGCTGAGTACTTCCAAAGGAATGGCACCTTGTTCCAGCACCACGTCGTGAAAGCCGCGGATATCAAATGCATCGCCCAGTTTCTTCTCGGCTTCAGCTCTTAATGCACGAATACGCAGCTCACCGGTTTTGTAGGCTACAGCTTGGCCGGGCCAGGATATGTAGCGGTCCACTTCGTTTTCAACATTGGTGCGGGTTAAGGCGCTGTTGGATAGCATGTATTCGATGGTTTTCTCCCGCTCCCAACCAAAGGCGTGGAGGCCGGTGTCTACCACCAAGCGGAGGGCACGCCACATCTCGTAGGTAAGTCGGCCAAAGTCGTCGTAAGGGTCTTCGTAAAAGCCGCGGGTGTCGCCATCTTTGCCGCCTACTTCAAGGCCCAAGCGCTCTGAATAAAGGCCCCAGCCCTCAACAAAGGCCGTATAGCCCACCAATTCGCGCCAGCGGTGCATCCCGGCTGCTTCGAGCTCTTGGCTCAAAGCAATTTGCAAGTGATGGCCTGGCATGGCTTCGTGGTA encodes the following:
- a CDS encoding DUF885 domain-containing protein gives rise to the protein FGKLPRLPYGIKPMPDHIAERAPTAYYYQGSVKNGTSGTFIVNTSRLDQRPRYEMRALTYHEAMPGHHLQIALSQELEAAGMHRWRELVGYTAFVEGWGLYSERLGLEVGGKDGDTRGFYEDPYDDFGRLTYEMWRALRLVVDTGLHAFGWEREKTIEYMLSNSALTRTNVENEVDRYISWPGQAVAYKTGELRIRALRAEAEKKLGDAFDIRGFHDVVLEQGAIPLEVLSARVNAWMEKVANTPES